Proteins encoded together in one Coregonus clupeaformis isolate EN_2021a chromosome 30, ASM2061545v1, whole genome shotgun sequence window:
- the LOC123482309 gene encoding stonustoxin subunit beta-like: MSADFDLTLSEDNTRVVRRTQVNRYPYFDFSDSDDSDRTEKLDKWAKVRCREPLSDGRFYWQVEWTGWVDIGVTYTSRSVTENKRSLRLFCCNEQYTFIHNIRISVVPVPRPDPKCIGVYLDFPAGTLSFYSVSSGTLTHLYTFHTTFTEPLYPQFKIMCDEMEIFGSVKIQTL, encoded by the coding sequence ATGTCAGCAGATTTTGACCTGACTCTGTCCGAGGACAACACGAGGGTGGTGAGGAGAACACAGGTTAACCGATATCCTTATTTTGATTTCTCGGATTCAGATGACTCAGATCGGACAGAAAAGTTGGATAAGTGGGCCAAAGTACGCTGCAGGGAGCCCCTGTCTGATGGTCGTTTCTACTGGCAGGTTGAATGGACTGGCTGGGTTGACATTGGGGTGACATATACATCCAGATCGGTTACTGAGAACAAGAGGTCTTTGAGGCTTTTCTGCTGCAATGAACAGTACACATTTATTCATAATATCAGGATCTCAGTTGTGCCAGTACCCAGGCCGGACCCAAAGTGtataggagtgtatctggactttCCGGCTGGCACTCTGTCCTTTTACAGCGTCTCCTCTGGtacactgacccacctgtacacattccacACCACGTTCACTGAGCCCCTTTACCCTCAGTTCAAAATCATGTGTGATGAGATGGAGATATTTGGCTCAGTTAAAATCCAAACTCTGTGA